GAGCCGACCTACCGCGTTAGTGTTCATAAAAATGGTCAAATTGTCATTGGTGCAACCTACACTCAGGCAATGGGATTAAAGCCCGGTGATGAGTTTGAAATCAAACTTGGTTACAAGCATATTCATCTGATTCAGGTAGATGCTGACCGGAATGGTGCTAGGGCAACCGATGATGATGACTTGGATGAGGAATAGTTACTTCTTCTAACTTGCTTCATTTACGCAGAGAATCAATAGAGCGATCGCGGGAGTTGACAGGTAAATTTCTGCTTAACCCTGTCTGAGGTGTCAATCAATCGATGACATGAAGCCACTCAGACTTAGGGTTGCGGATAAAGGAAAGATGAAGATTGGTAGTAAATAAGCAATTAAATTCGGAATTGCTGCCAATCTGTATAGCTTCATGCACTTAAGAAATGCATCTTTTTGATGATGGATTGAAACATTTACCTGTTACAGCCTTGCTCCTCACTGACGCTGAACTCCCCAGTTCTATTGTTTCTCTTCGTTATGCCCCCTGAGTATGTTTGATAAAGCAACTCACCTGATGATTTCGTCTTTTACAGAAGCATCAGCAATCGTTAAGGTAGTTGCTTTTTTGGGCATTTGGGTTTTTGTTTGGTTGCCCTTGGGAATCCCACTGGCGATCGCGCTCAAGTGGCAACCGACTCAACCCATTACACCCTCACAGAAATTACCTTTAGTGGCCTCGCTTTACTTGCTTGCCCCCCTCATTCTTTGGGGGTTTGCGCGTATTCAGGAGGTGCCTTTTTCAGCGTATGGTTTAGCTGTGACGATGCCCTTTTTCAGCACTTTAGCATTGGGGCTGATTTTGGGCGTTTTGGGCTTGGCTGTGTTGTTTGGGCTGCAAATGTCCCTGGGCTGGATTCAGTGGCCTCCTGGGCCTCAGATTTTGCTTCAAAACCCTGCTTCCGCTACTCAGGAAACTAGTTGGTTCAGTTGGCGCATCTTGCTGCCCACCCTACTATTAGGGCTTTGGGTCAGTGTGACTGAAGAGCTAATTTTTCGGGGATTTCTACTAAATCAATTGCAACAGGAGTGCTCGCTTTGGCTAGCAGGGGCGATCGCGAGCGTCATCTTTGCAGTGCTGCACTTGGTCTGGGAAGGGCGGCAGAATCTGCCTCAACTACCCGGACTTTGGCTGATGGGGATGGTGCTCGTGCTAGCGCGTCAAGTAGATGGCGGTAGTTTGGGGTTGGCTTGTGGGTTGCATGCAGGCTGGATTTGGGGCATTGCCAGCTTAGATACGGCTCAGGCGATCGCCTATACGGGCAAAGGGCCATCTTGGATGACGGGGTTAGGTGAGCAACCTCTAGCTGGCGGGATGGGTTTATTATTCCTGCTGGGCACTGGGGCAGGGCTTTGGTGGCTCGGTTCTGGAGAACTACTGCTTCCTTAAACCTCGGCCACCCTTGCCCCGCAAAGCGTGTCTAAAGCGTATAAGTAAAGCCTTCCGTCAACATTCCTGGTACCCAGCAACCTCCTAGCTGGCGACCTCCATAGGTGCCAACCTCAGGAATAAACTCCTGAAAAGTAGTGAAGTCAATCAGACTCTTGCCCCAAAAGCGATACAAACTCTCGTCAAAGCGCAAATTCTCGATGGGAGCGACTATTTTGCCATCTTCTACCCAGAAACAGGCGTAGCGGGTCATTCCCGTAATTCGTCCTGTTGGGCGATCGCTCCAATTTAGATAATGTAGATTCGAGACATACAAGCCTGTGTCCAGCTCTGACAAAATTTGTTCGCGAGTGAGAGTGCCAGGACTAATCTCTGGCGATCGCAATCCCTCTGAACCATTGGCTCCATTGGCGACCACACCATACTCTTTGGCGGTGCGATCGCTGACTAGCGCATTGACCAATTGGCCTGCCACAATCAGCGGCAAGTCTAGCGGAGCGGTTTCACCCCACTCATTAAAACGGGGCACTAAACCATGTTGAAAATTCTCCTTCAGGGTGAAGCGGGGAGACAAGCGCTTCTGACCCCGGCGCAGCTCATTTAAGGCGCTATTTCCTTGCTGCAAGGCGGCTTCACTAATGCCACCCCAGGACAGCATCCCTAGCAATTCCGCCACTGCTGCGGGCGCTAAATAGGTGCGGTATTGCCCCCGCGAGAGTTGCTTTGGGGGAGTGGAGAGCAGTTGCAGTTGCGTTTTAGATTCCTGAATTTGGGTTTTGTAAGCCTCTGTATCCCAGGTGCTACCTGCCAGTGTACCTTTGACTGCTTCACCGTTGGTGCCAAACAAAGAATAGTCTAGGGCAAAAGAATCTGTGGCAAACCAATGCTTCTGACCGCTGGAGTCCGCATAGCCTCGCACCAGCAAACCTGCTGCATAAATACCTGTAAAATCCAACTCGGCTACGACGGGTAGCACGGTGGAGGTAACTGATTCTGGCGCTAGAAGTTGCCCTGAGTTAACGTCTCGGCTGGTGCGGGTGCCCACTGGAATGACTATATAGGGGTCAATCGGTAGCTGGGGAACGGCTTGCCGCAGATCTGCCAAGGCAATTTTGGCTTGTTCCAAGTCAATTTCTAGATCGCCTGTAAAAGGAAAGGTGCGGTAACTGGTGCGCTGGTCGCGAATCAAGGTGAGCTTGATGCAGCCATCGACCACATTCCCGATTTGCCGTACTTTCGCATGATTGAAGCGAATAAATTGACTGCGCTCACTGCTGAGTTTCAGCGTTAAATGCTCACCTGGTTCGACTTGGTGCAACAGGGCTTCAACCACCTGAGCAAAGCTGGTTTCCAATGCGGTTAATGCCTGGGCACTAGCTGGGGAGCTAGTCGGGGAGCCAGATGGGGAGCTAGTTAGGGAACTCATAGGACTGATGGATGAACTCACGCCCCACCTCCAAACACTTCAATATTGGCAAAGGCACAAATTGGGGCTGCATGCCCAACCCAAATAGTCTGATTTGGCTCACCCTTACCGCAGACTGGAGAGCCATACAGCTTCCAGGTTGAGCGATCGCCCACTTGAGACAAGCTCCGCCAGAATTCGGGTGTCGTTCCCCGGTAGTTGGGATTGCGTAGAGTCTTGGTCAGTTGACCGTTTTCAATCAACTTGGCGTATTCGCACCCAAATTGGAATTTGTGCCGCTGGTCATCAATCGACCAAGAACGGTTAGATTGCATGTAAATGCCATGCTCAATATTGCCGATGAGATCGTCAAAGCTGGTATTTCCCGGTTCTAAATTTAGGTTCGCCATGCGATCGATCGCGGGACGATTCCAAGAAGTAGCTCTGGCACAAGCCACTCCTGGCAACCCCAGCCGAGCCTGACTTTCTAGACTTCCTAGACCGCGCTCTAACACGCCCTCACGGATCACATATTCACGCGTCGCAGGCACCCCAGTATCGTCAAAGCTGTAGCTAGAAAACTCACCCGGAACCGTGGGGTCAAAGGTGATATTCATCAGCGGTGAACCGTAAACCAAATGTCCAAAATCCTTTGGTTTGACGAAACTGCCCCCGGCATAATTCCGCTCATCTCCTAAGATGCGATCGAGTTCTAGCGGATGCCCTACGCTTTCATGAATTTGTAACAGCATTTGGTCTGGATCGAGAACCAGCGTCGTAGCCGTGGTCGGGCATTCCTCCGCGCTCAGCAACTCCACCGCTTGCTCCCCCACCTGCTTGACTTCATCCCATAGTTCGGGCGTCAAAAACAGTTCCATCCCGCCCTGAGAACAGTGGGCTAACCAGCCATTATGACTGCGCCGTTGCACGATCGCGCCTGCTTGAGCGGTGGCAGCGTAGTCAGTCGCCAAAGTTAGGAATTTTTGATAAACCTCAGAGCCATTGCTGCTGACAAACCAGGTTTCGATTTCTCTGGTATGGGCGGCGGCACTGGTCTGCACAATCTGATCAGATATTTTCAGGGTCTGACAGAGCTTGACCAGCACCTCGTTAATTTCCCCAGCCGTTAGAGATTGAAAGGGTTTGAGAAACGGTGACGTATATTGCCCAACTACTTTAGGCCGTTCTGCCACTGTGGTAGGGTAAATCGACCATTCGCTAGCCGTAAAAGCTTGCTGATAAGCAGTTTTGGCTGCCGCTTGCAAACTTTCTAGCTTGAGGGAATTGGTGGCTCCGTAGCCCAGTTGACCATTGACTAACACTTCCATCATGACGCCTTGGGTCAGCGATTTGCCATTGGCTTCAGGTTTGCCATCCCGGACGGCATAAGTTGAGGAAGTGTCTTTAACGGCTCGCAGACCTATCCAATCAGCGGGAATATCTAGAGCCGCGATCGCCCTGGAAAGTTCAGATATCATCGTTTGTTGTCAAATAGCACTTAACTTTGAGCAAAATCAAAAAAGCAATGGGTGAGGAGAGGAAACCTCATGGTTGCCCCTCCCGGCTCGGCTTTAGCACTGGTTGCTAGTGTTTCTCTATTGGATTTGTGAGAATTGGATTTGTGAGGCTGGCTTCGCCTGACCCCGCCGCCCTAACTAGCAAAATCAACGTAGTGAAATACTAGCTGTGGTGCCAGGTTGTGACGCCACCCGGTTGATCCACTAAAGTGATTCCTTTAGCTTTTAACTCATCCCGAATGCGATCGCTCTCCCCAAAGTTTTTGGCCTTGCGAGCCTCCTGCCTTTGTTGGATTAGTTGCTCGATTTCTTCATTCGTTGGGCTAGAGGGACTTAAATCAGTGCCAGAATCTGGTTTTTGACCTGAACTGGATTTAGTCGGCATGGCTTGTGGACGGATCTCTAAACCCAAAACCTGAGCTAGTACCACTAAAGTCTGCCACTTTTGTCTCAATGTTTGAGAGTCAAGCTTGGTTTCACCTTGATGAACTAGGAGGTTGCCTTCGCGGCGAAGATCTTTGGCAAGCTCAAACAAAACGGCGACGCCTCCAGGGGTGTTAAAGTCGTCATCCATTGCTGTCTGAAAGCGTTGCACAGGATCACTCTCAATATCAATCCGCATGTTGGCGGAATTCCCAAAGTCAGAATCTTGGCGATCGGGCCAGTTCAGTTGCTCCCCGTATTGATAGCCGAATAACAATCCTTCTTTCAGCGTGTCCCAACTGTTGTTAGCGGAGGCGATCGCTTCATCGGTAAAGTCAACGGGTTTGCGGTAGTGCGCTTGTAAAACAAACAGCCGCAACACCATAGCGTTTAGACCGTGATCTAACATTTGCCGAATGGTGGTGAAGTTGCCCAAGGATTTGGACATTTTCTCGCCGCCCACATTTACCATGCCGTTGTGCAGCCAGTAATGCGCTAGGGGGTGGCTTGTCGCTGCTTCCGACTGGGCAATCTCATTTTCGTGGTGGGGGAATACCAGATCAGCCCCACCCACATGGATGTCAATTGTGTCGCCCAAGTGCTCCCGAACCATCGCCGAGCACTCGATATGCCAACCCGGACGACCCTGACCCCAAGGAGACTCCCAAAATTCTTCACCTGGTTTCGCTGCCTTCCACAGGGCAAAATCAAAGGGGTCTTGTTTTTTCTGCTCCTCTACGGACGCTTCGACACGGCCACTGGCCCCAGCTTGCATGTCGTCTAGCTTGCGCCCGGAGAGTTTGCCGTACTCCGAAAACTGCCGCACCTTATAGTAGACATCGCCATCAGCCGCATAAGCATAGCCCTCTTGCTCCAATTCATGAATGAGCCGTTTGATGCCATCAAGGGTATGGGTGGCACGCGGATACTCATTAGCTTCCAGAATGTTTAGCCGCGCCATGTCCTCAAAATAAGCTTGGGTGTAGCGATCGGCAATTTCTCGCGGAGAAACACCCTGCTCCCGTGCCCGGTTGAGAATCTTGTCATCAATGTCGGTGAAGTTTTGCACGTAGCGCACGTCAAAGCCACGCCACTGCAAATAACGCCGCACCGTATCCCAAACAATGTAAGAGCGAGCATGACCCAAGTGGCAGTAGTCGTACACCGTTACGCCACAGCAATACATCCGCACCTTGCCAGGTTCAATCGGCTCAAAAGGTTCTTTGCGACGGGTGAGGCTGTTGTATAGCGTTAGGGTCATTGTGAATTAGGAATCTTGAGGAAGGTAGAGCTAAACACTTCGATTCTACTAGGGGATTAGGCACAGCCTGTCTTTTCTTTCCAGGTAGGGTGTGTTAGCGCAGCGTAACGTGCCATTGCTTTGTATGTTCGGTGCGTGATGTGAATATCACACCCTACTTTGAGAAAGGCGATCGCTTAATCAGTCATTCGCCAGAGCGATCGCCTACTATAGGAGATGGCCCAACATCGGCTTGAGACTTCGTTACACTCACGCTAAATGTTGAGGTTGCTTCGACTTCAAAAAACTCTTGTTCTAGCAATTACTGACTAGTCACGCTATGCAATCAGCCACTGATCCCGCTCAAATTCAGGCAATGGATGCCCCCAAGCATGGTCTGCCAGTCACGATCATTACTGGCTTTCTCGGTAGTGGTAAGACGACGCTGCTAAACCATATCCTGACCAATCAGCAGGGAGTGAAAACTGCGGTTCTGGTGAATGAGTTTGGTGAAATCGGCATCGACAACGAGCTGATTGTGAAAACAGGCGATGACATGGTGGAACTCAGCAACGGTTGTATTTGCTGCACCATCAATAACGACTTACTAGAAGCGGTTTACAAAATTCTAGAACGGCAAGAGCGGGTAGATTATCTGGTGGTGGAAACCACTGGGTTAGCTGACCCTCTGCCTGTAGCGCTAACTTTCTTGGGCACAGAACTGCGCGACTTGACCCGCCTCGATTCGATTGTGACGGTGGTGGACGCAGAAAACTACAGCCTGGACTTGTTCAATAGCGAAGCGGCTTACAACCAAATCGCTTACGGCGACATCATTCTGCTGAATAAAGTGGACTTGGTAGATGAAGCCGATGCAGATGCTCTAGAGCTGAAGATTCGCGATGTGAAGCAAGACGCCCGGATTCTGCGAACCACTAAGGGAAATGTGGCTTTGCCGCTGATTCTAAGTGTGGGTTTGTTTGAATCGGACAAATATTTCAACCCCACCGAGTCCGAACCGAACCCAGATCATCACCACGACCACCATCATGACCATGATCACCATCATGACCATGATGAGCACGATCATCACAATCATCAGGCTCATGACGATCACTCAGCTTGCGATCATGATCACGGTCAATGCACTCACGATCACCATGATCACGATCATCACTCGCATCACTTAGAGAATGATGGCTTTACCTCTCTGTCTTTCCAGAGCGACAAACCCTTTGCAATTAAGAAGTTCCAACACTTTCTAGATAGCCAATTACCGGCTGGTATCTTCCGGGCTAAAGGCATCCTCTGGTTTGACGAAAGCCCTAAACGTCATGTGTTTCACCTCAGTGGCAAGCGCTTCTCGCTCGAAGATGACACCTGGAACGGCCAGCCCAAAAATCAGTTGGTGCTGATCGGCCAAGACTTAGATCACGATGCTCTGCGATCGCAACTAGAAAAGTGCCTCTGCATGCCTTCTACTAACCGGGGTCGCGGGTTTGGTAAGTAATTAACACCAGTTAGCAACGTTGAGCGATCGCTGACTTTTGAAATCCTCGTGCTTTTCCCTAGACTAGAGAACTTGTAGCTTTTCTAGAATGGGGAAACAGTACGGGGATTTTTTAGTTGGAAGATGCGGCAGGTCAGCGTCAAGTTCTAGTTTGTCAATATCAGAACTGTCTAGCCAGAGGCTCAGCCCAAGTTTTGGCAGCATTTCAAGCCCATCTTGTTCCTGAGGCCGATATTCAAGCGACTGGTTGCTTAGGTCAGTGCAATATGGGGCCGAATGTGCGCGTGGTACCCGATGAAGTGTGGTATTGCCGTGTGCAACCTAGCGATGTCCCAACTGTTGTGAAGGAGCACTTGCAGTCAGGACATGCAGTGGAGCCACTATTACATCCTCGCTTTCACCCTAAAAGAGTGTGATTGCCTAGAGCCGTTACCCGCCTCTTAATTGCCATCTGTTGTGAAATCTATATTTTTCTCAGCAGCATGCTAAAAAACTGCGAGAATTGGCCCACAATAGCTGAGGCCATCTTCAGCGATCGCATGGGCATCCTGAAGGTGATGTGAGTTTGTCACTGCTAGCCAATTTTTCCTTTGGAGTGCCAGGAGTTCCGGTGATCTACCCCCGCTTGCGTCGCGACTGCTTAGCCGCCTCTGTTGCTTTATCCGTGGCTTTAGTGATTGGTGGCAGTTCCCCTAAAGCTGCTGCTGTTCCTGCTGATATTTTCAGGCCCCATTTAGATCAGATCAGCCAGACTTTGCCACCGAACTTGGTCATGCGTCTGCCATCGCGAATTAGTTTGAGCGGCCCAGGCGATCAAGACTTTATTGATGAACTCATTGTTAAAGTGTTTCCGTCCCAGTCGCCTCCCGGTATGACTGTGGGGCTGTTCACTTGCGATATTAGCCCTCAGCCTTGCTTGATCGGCAGCTTCTCGGTAGAGAGTAAAAACTCAGAAAGTGCTCAGATCGAACTAAAAAAACATCAAGCTGCGGCGGCTCCCATTAACTTGGCAGAAGGGGTACGCGGTCATTTCTTACCAGGCTCTAGCCTTAAACCCGCCTCTCGATTTTCTTCTGTGATTTGGGAACAAAACGGCTTAGTCTACACCGTGAGTTTCTTTTCAGGAGAGCGGCAAAATATTCTGGATATGGCTTACTCTATGGCCAACAATCCACCGATTAACCGCGTTGTTACCCGTCAAATGTTGATTCGTTAGCAGGCGTAGAGGTTTGAGATTGTAGGGTGAGATTGAGTTGATAACGAATAATTTCGGGTGAATTAGAAAGAATCACAATTTCGTAGTAGCCAGGGCGGGGTAGCGTGCCCGACCAACTCGTTTTGGGTGTGTCGTTAATCAGCGCTTGAGCCCCAGCGGAACGGCGATCGGGAGAATAAATAGACAACCGGGTGCCTTTACTCGGAGCTTGCAAGGCGACTTGGATCGTCTGCCCTTGGCTTAAATTGGCTACATAGACTTTGCCTTCCCCAGGCTTGAGAGTCGCTGTCAAGGTTTGGCTAGGGTTTTTAGGGCCAAGCTGAAGCATAGAAAAGGCAGAGCCTGCTTGGATCGCTTTGAAGGTTTCCTCGGCGATCGCATACCAGACCTGACCAAATCGGTTAGGGTCTAGATAGCGCTCTTGTTGCTCTGGAAACAGATGATAGAACTTGGCATCTACCAATTGAGCAAAGGTCGGACGGCTGAGACGTTGGCGCTCTAGGCCCATTACCCACTGGTCATAGTCTTGCTGGCTGTAGCGTCCTAAGCGATTGCGGGACTCTTCGCTGAGGGTTTCTAGCTTATTGAGCAGTTTTTCTGCCGTGGCATTCCACTCGCGGCGCAATGCTCGATCAGATGGATCGAAGCTGAGACGACGATCATCGAGTTCCGAGTGTTCTGTGTAAAAAACCGTATCGACTAAATGCACAAAGAGGTCATAGTTCACCCCCAAACGCCGACGGCGATCGCGCAAAGCTGCATGAGTGTCATTCTCGGACTTAGGTGTTGGGCTAGGAGTGGCTGAAGATTGGGTAGCAGTGCGGGACTGAGCCGCTGCTTGTACCACCGTAGGAGCAGAAGAACCTGATCGAGCTTGTTGCATTTGTCGTAGCGATCGCCAAGCCGTCCCAGCGAGTATCCCCATCACTAGTAAAGTGAGTAACAGTGCGGCCACTGCTAGAGCTGAACCCATCCAAGTAATCTCACTTTCCTCTTCTGGTGGGTCTGATAGGGGAGCAAAAGATTGCGCCTCTGGTGCTAATTCGGGTGCTAGTTCGGATGCTAATTCGGGTGTTAATTCTGCCGCTAACTCTGGTGCTGAGCTTGGCACTAGCTCCGAATTTAATTTTGGCTCAGGAGCTAGCTCTGGCTCTAAGGCTGTCAACTCTGGTTTTGGTGCTACTACAGGTGGCGGGTTGTTGTGTTGGGGAGCTAGCGCCAGGGTAGAAGGTGAGGGGATGTAAACGGGTTGGGCAAGCAGAGCTTGCAAGGCACGAATCACTTTGCCTGCTGAAGCATAGCGAGTTTGTGGTTTGGCACTCAGCATGCGACTGAGAATCTGAGCGAACCCTGGTGAAACCATCGCCCAAGGCTCCCAAGACCACAGTTGCCGCCGGGAATTGTAGAGTATGCGAGGTTCCTGGCCTGTGAGTAAGACAACCGCCGTCGCAGCTAAGGCATAGAGATCGCTGTTGCGATAAACGGTGCCAGATTGCA
This region of Trichocoleus desertorum NBK24 genomic DNA includes:
- a CDS encoding TldD/PmbA family protein, giving the protein MISELSRAIAALDIPADWIGLRAVKDTSSTYAVRDGKPEANGKSLTQGVMMEVLVNGQLGYGATNSLKLESLQAAAKTAYQQAFTASEWSIYPTTVAERPKVVGQYTSPFLKPFQSLTAGEINEVLVKLCQTLKISDQIVQTSAAAHTREIETWFVSSNGSEVYQKFLTLATDYAATAQAGAIVQRRSHNGWLAHCSQGGMELFLTPELWDEVKQVGEQAVELLSAEECPTTATTLVLDPDQMLLQIHESVGHPLELDRILGDERNYAGGSFVKPKDFGHLVYGSPLMNITFDPTVPGEFSSYSFDDTGVPATREYVIREGVLERGLGSLESQARLGLPGVACARATSWNRPAIDRMANLNLEPGNTSFDDLIGNIEHGIYMQSNRSWSIDDQRHKFQFGCEYAKLIENGQLTKTLRNPNYRGTTPEFWRSLSQVGDRSTWKLYGSPVCGKGEPNQTIWVGHAAPICAFANIEVFGGGA
- a CDS encoding TldD/PmbA family protein produces the protein MSSLTSSPSGSPTSSPASAQALTALETSFAQVVEALLHQVEPGEHLTLKLSSERSQFIRFNHAKVRQIGNVVDGCIKLTLIRDQRTSYRTFPFTGDLEIDLEQAKIALADLRQAVPQLPIDPYIVIPVGTRTSRDVNSGQLLAPESVTSTVLPVVAELDFTGIYAAGLLVRGYADSSGQKHWFATDSFALDYSLFGTNGEAVKGTLAGSTWDTEAYKTQIQESKTQLQLLSTPPKQLSRGQYRTYLAPAAVAELLGMLSWGGISEAALQQGNSALNELRRGQKRLSPRFTLKENFQHGLVPRFNEWGETAPLDLPLIVAGQLVNALVSDRTAKEYGVVANGANGSEGLRSPEISPGTLTREQILSELDTGLYVSNLHYLNWSDRPTGRITGMTRYACFWVEDGKIVAPIENLRFDESLYRFWGKSLIDFTTFQEFIPEVGTYGGRQLGGCWVPGMLTEGFTYTL
- a CDS encoding protein kinase yields the protein MQPSLSLGTILPGRYHLIDLLEQGIYLAEDQTRFNELYLLQEFRQRHPGTYSLEVIRGVFQQEAAVLYELQHPQIPRFRGIITYADSFFVVQEYVEGATCQAWLEERLTQNQAFSETEVMQLLWHVLPVLLHVHSRGIIHGNLSPASILIRQRDGAPILTNFGLIREIATDLELYYPGPRKHLSPSGYLPKEQLQSGTVYRNSDLYALAATAVVLLTGQEPRILYNSRRQLWSWEPWAMVSPGFAQILSRMLSAKPQTRYASAGKVIRALQALLAQPVYIPSPSTLALAPQHNNPPPVVAPKPELTALEPELAPEPKLNSELVPSSAPELAAELTPELASELAPELAPEAQSFAPLSDPPEEESEITWMGSALAVAALLLTLLVMGILAGTAWRSLRQMQQARSGSSAPTVVQAAAQSRTATQSSATPSPTPKSENDTHAALRDRRRRLGVNYDLFVHLVDTVFYTEHSELDDRRLSFDPSDRALRREWNATAEKLLNKLETLSEESRNRLGRYSQQDYDQWVMGLERQRLSRPTFAQLVDAKFYHLFPEQQERYLDPNRFGQVWYAIAEETFKAIQAGSAFSMLQLGPKNPSQTLTATLKPGEGKVYVANLSQGQTIQVALQAPSKGTRLSIYSPDRRSAGAQALINDTPKTSWSGTLPRPGYYEIVILSNSPEIIRYQLNLTLQSQTSTPANESTFDG
- a CDS encoding GTP-binding protein, coding for MQSATDPAQIQAMDAPKHGLPVTIITGFLGSGKTTLLNHILTNQQGVKTAVLVNEFGEIGIDNELIVKTGDDMVELSNGCICCTINNDLLEAVYKILERQERVDYLVVETTGLADPLPVALTFLGTELRDLTRLDSIVTVVDAENYSLDLFNSEAAYNQIAYGDIILLNKVDLVDEADADALELKIRDVKQDARILRTTKGNVALPLILSVGLFESDKYFNPTESEPNPDHHHDHHHDHDHHHDHDEHDHHNHQAHDDHSACDHDHGQCTHDHHDHDHHSHHLENDGFTSLSFQSDKPFAIKKFQHFLDSQLPAGIFRAKGILWFDESPKRHVFHLSGKRFSLEDDTWNGQPKNQLVLIGQDLDHDALRSQLEKCLCMPSTNRGRGFGK
- the cysS gene encoding cysteine--tRNA ligase, which codes for MTLTLYNSLTRRKEPFEPIEPGKVRMYCCGVTVYDYCHLGHARSYIVWDTVRRYLQWRGFDVRYVQNFTDIDDKILNRAREQGVSPREIADRYTQAYFEDMARLNILEANEYPRATHTLDGIKRLIHELEQEGYAYAADGDVYYKVRQFSEYGKLSGRKLDDMQAGASGRVEASVEEQKKQDPFDFALWKAAKPGEEFWESPWGQGRPGWHIECSAMVREHLGDTIDIHVGGADLVFPHHENEIAQSEAATSHPLAHYWLHNGMVNVGGEKMSKSLGNFTTIRQMLDHGLNAMVLRLFVLQAHYRKPVDFTDEAIASANNSWDTLKEGLLFGYQYGEQLNWPDRQDSDFGNSANMRIDIESDPVQRFQTAMDDDFNTPGGVAVLFELAKDLRREGNLLVHQGETKLDSQTLRQKWQTLVVLAQVLGLEIRPQAMPTKSSSGQKPDSGTDLSPSSPTNEEIEQLIQQRQEARKAKNFGESDRIRDELKAKGITLVDQPGGVTTWHHS
- a CDS encoding CPBP family intramembrane glutamic endopeptidase is translated as MISSFTEASAIVKVVAFLGIWVFVWLPLGIPLAIALKWQPTQPITPSQKLPLVASLYLLAPLILWGFARIQEVPFSAYGLAVTMPFFSTLALGLILGVLGLAVLFGLQMSLGWIQWPPGPQILLQNPASATQETSWFSWRILLPTLLLGLWVSVTEELIFRGFLLNQLQQECSLWLAGAIASVIFAVLHLVWEGRQNLPQLPGLWLMGMVLVLARQVDGGSLGLACGLHAGWIWGIASLDTAQAIAYTGKGPSWMTGLGEQPLAGGMGLLFLLGTGAGLWWLGSGELLLP
- a CDS encoding ferredoxin, with amino-acid sequence MEDAAGQRQVLVCQYQNCLARGSAQVLAAFQAHLVPEADIQATGCLGQCNMGPNVRVVPDEVWYCRVQPSDVPTVVKEHLQSGHAVEPLLHPRFHPKRV